A window of the Nibribacter ruber genome harbors these coding sequences:
- the egtB gene encoding ergothioneine biosynthesis protein EgtB: MVTPPIGHSAALLARFQTIRKQTESLCAPLTPEDTVMQPMVDVSPPKWHLGHTTWFFETFLLKPHLPAYTEFHAQYAFLFNSYYNTLGSRVNRAERGTLSRPPLAEVLAYRQHVNQAMETLLQSELSEKQADLAALIELGLQHEQQHQELLITDIKYILSCNPLLPEYLPEESPVSGPISGKQPKNEWVTVPEGLYTIGHQGDGFCFDNELNPHQVFLAEFKARAWLVTNQEFLQFMEAGGYENFVYWLAEGWDLVQQQQWQAPLYWVQQDGHWYHYTLHGLQQVDLQAPVTHISFYEALAYANWSGHRLLTEFEWEALAQLHAGTPAAGNFLESRRMQPQAACLADENFAVAQLLGDAWEWTYSAYLPYPGFTTAPGAVGEYNGKFMINQMVLRGGSCATPQSHIRTTYRNFFHADKRWQFTGIRLAQR, translated from the coding sequence ATGGTAACGCCCCCTATTGGTCACTCTGCCGCGCTCTTGGCCCGTTTCCAGACCATCCGGAAACAGACGGAAAGCCTTTGCGCCCCGCTCACCCCCGAAGATACCGTCATGCAGCCCATGGTAGACGTAAGTCCGCCTAAGTGGCATCTGGGGCATACTACCTGGTTTTTTGAGACCTTCCTGCTCAAGCCACATCTGCCGGCCTATACAGAGTTTCATGCGCAGTACGCGTTCTTGTTCAACTCCTACTACAACACCTTGGGCAGCCGCGTCAACCGTGCAGAGCGGGGCACCTTGTCCAGGCCTCCGTTGGCCGAGGTGCTGGCCTACCGGCAGCACGTGAACCAGGCCATGGAAACGCTGCTGCAAAGTGAATTGTCAGAAAAACAAGCAGATCTGGCGGCGTTGATAGAACTGGGCCTCCAGCATGAGCAGCAGCACCAGGAACTGTTAATTACAGACATCAAATACATCTTGTCCTGCAACCCTCTGCTGCCAGAATACCTACCAGAGGAAAGCCCCGTTTCTGGTCCAATTTCAGGAAAACAGCCTAAAAACGAATGGGTGACCGTACCGGAAGGCCTGTATACCATAGGCCACCAGGGAGACGGCTTCTGTTTTGACAATGAGCTAAACCCACACCAGGTATTTCTTGCTGAGTTCAAGGCCCGTGCCTGGCTGGTGACCAACCAGGAGTTCCTTCAATTCATGGAGGCAGGCGGCTATGAGAACTTCGTCTATTGGCTCGCCGAGGGCTGGGACCTGGTGCAGCAACAGCAGTGGCAGGCTCCATTGTACTGGGTGCAGCAAGACGGCCACTGGTACCACTACACCTTACACGGCCTGCAACAAGTAGACCTGCAAGCGCCGGTCACTCACATTAGCTTTTATGAAGCGCTGGCCTATGCCAACTGGAGCGGCCACCGCCTCTTAACCGAGTTTGAGTGGGAAGCCCTGGCCCAACTGCACGCGGGCACACCCGCCGCCGGAAACTTTCTGGAATCGCGGCGTATGCAGCCCCAGGCGGCGTGTCTGGCAGATGAAAATTTTGCGGTGGCGCAGCTGCTGGGAGATGCCTGGGAATGGACCTACAGCGCCTATTTACCGTATCCTGGGTTTACAACGGCTCCCGGGGCAGTGGGTGAGTACAACGGCAAGTTCATGATCAACCAAATGGTCTTGCGCGGCGGCTCCTGCGCCACGCCCCAGAGCCACATAAGAACTACCTACCGAAATTTCTTTCACGCAGACAAACGCTGGCAGTTTACCGGCATCCGGCTGGCGCAGAGATAA
- the menC gene encoding o-succinylbenzoate synthase: MPFVLTPFQRTLQFKFDARTSRGAMQTHQAHYLRVHHTDQPTKQGWGECSPLPGLSPDFTPEFFPFLQQLCHQYNALESDNYEDEKGFAFWKSLEKWPSINFAFETAFVDYMRGGNFQLYKNAFSQSEAGIPINGLVWMGDAAFMREQIEKKLAQGFNCLKLKIGGLDFDQELNILEEIRSMASPQELELRLDANGAFSPQDALKKLDQLARFDIHSIEQPIRQGQHPEMRKFCLESPIAIALDEELIGITGQEEKWNLLHSLQPAYIIIKPTLAGGLSGSREWVQVADSLGLRWWMTSALESNIGLNAIAQFAASFQNPLPQGLGTGQLYHNKLESPLEIRGQELWYAKDKHWELPT, encoded by the coding sequence ATGCCCTTTGTCCTGACCCCCTTTCAAAGAACGCTGCAGTTTAAATTTGATGCCCGTACCTCGCGCGGTGCCATGCAAACCCACCAGGCCCATTACCTGCGCGTGCACCATACAGATCAACCAACCAAGCAGGGTTGGGGCGAATGTTCCCCGTTGCCCGGCCTGAGCCCCGATTTCACCCCAGAGTTCTTTCCCTTCCTGCAACAACTATGTCACCAGTACAACGCCCTGGAAAGCGACAATTATGAAGACGAGAAAGGGTTTGCCTTCTGGAAAAGTCTGGAGAAGTGGCCCTCCATCAATTTTGCGTTTGAGACGGCGTTTGTAGACTATATGCGCGGGGGTAATTTCCAGTTGTATAAAAACGCTTTCTCTCAGTCTGAGGCCGGCATTCCCATCAATGGTTTGGTCTGGATGGGCGATGCCGCCTTCATGCGCGAGCAGATTGAAAAAAAATTGGCGCAGGGTTTCAATTGCCTTAAACTGAAGATTGGCGGTTTGGACTTTGACCAAGAACTGAACATTCTAGAGGAAATCAGAAGCATGGCAAGCCCTCAGGAACTGGAACTTCGCCTAGATGCCAACGGCGCTTTTTCTCCCCAGGACGCCTTGAAAAAATTAGACCAATTGGCCCGGTTTGACATCCATTCCATTGAACAACCCATCCGGCAGGGACAGCACCCAGAAATGCGCAAATTTTGTCTAGAGTCGCCTATTGCCATTGCCCTGGACGAAGAATTGATTGGTATTACCGGCCAGGAGGAAAAGTGGAATTTGCTGCACAGCCTGCAGCCGGCCTACATCATCATAAAACCCACGCTGGCTGGCGGGTTGAGCGGCAGCCGCGAGTGGGTACAAGTAGCTGATTCTCTGGGTCTGCGTTGGTGGATGACCTCGGCGCTGGAATCCAACATCGGGTTGAATGCCATTGCCCAGTTTGCCGCCAGTTTTCAAAACCCCTTACCCCAGGGACTGGGAACCGGGCAACTGTACCATAACAAACTAGAATCACCGCTGGAAATTAGAGGCCAAGAGCTTTGGTATGCTAAAGACAAGCACTGGGAGCTGCCCACGTAA
- a CDS encoding SIR2 family NAD-dependent protein deacylase — protein sequence MSNQKQKVVVLTGAGISAESGLATFRDADGLWEGHDVMEVASPEGWRKNPELVLEFYNQRRKSALDVKPNAAHLALVKLEEMFDVRIITQNVDDLHERAGSTHILHLHGKLFENRSTQDSSLIYPVQGWELKLGDLCEKGSQLRPNIVWFGEPVPLIEQAIEETMTADYLLVIGTSLQVYPAAGLLSYAPHDTPIYLVDPNTPAVSHRRNLTILKEKATEGVPKIVKQFLAS from the coding sequence ATGTCTAATCAAAAACAAAAAGTAGTAGTCTTAACCGGAGCTGGTATTAGCGCTGAGAGTGGCTTGGCTACGTTCAGGGACGCTGACGGACTTTGGGAAGGGCATGATGTGATGGAAGTGGCCTCGCCGGAAGGTTGGCGCAAGAACCCAGAACTGGTGCTGGAGTTTTATAATCAGCGCCGCAAAAGTGCCTTAGACGTAAAGCCCAACGCGGCGCATCTGGCCCTGGTGAAACTGGAGGAAATGTTTGACGTGCGCATCATCACCCAGAACGTAGATGACCTGCATGAGCGCGCCGGCTCTACCCATATCCTGCACCTTCACGGCAAGTTGTTTGAGAACAGAAGCACCCAGGATTCATCTCTCATTTATCCCGTACAGGGTTGGGAATTGAAACTAGGCGATCTCTGCGAAAAGGGTTCTCAGCTGCGGCCCAACATTGTCTGGTTCGGGGAGCCGGTGCCTTTGATTGAGCAGGCCATAGAAGAAACCATGACCGCTGATTACCTGCTGGTGATTGGCACGTCGTTGCAAGTGTATCCGGCGGCGGGGCTCCTCTCCTACGCTCCCCATGACACGCCCATTTACCTGGTGGACCCCAACACACCCGCCGTCTCGCATAGAAGAAACCTCACCATTCTCAAAGAAAAAGCGACAGAGGGCGTTCCCAAAATAGTGAAGCAATTTCTAGCGTCCTAA
- the topA gene encoding type I DNA topoisomerase — translation MIKNLVIVESPAKAKTIEGYLGKDFVVKSSFGHVRDLPKDNNAIDIKNGFKPTYVVSPDKREVISSLKKLAKEAETVWLASDEDREGEAISWHLAEALNLNEAKTRRIVFREITKNAILNAIDNPRTIDINLVNAQQARRVLDRLVGFELSPVLWKKIKTGLSAGRVQSVAVRFVVEREREIERFKSESAFKVVAIFDVAGKRLEAELNTRFKTREQAEDFLNRNIGASYTIDSLEKKPTKRSPAAPFTTSTLQQEASRKLYFSVAQTMQVAQRLYEAGKISYMRTDSVNLSQDAMAAAAAEIARSFGDNFVKTRQYKTKNKSAQEAHESIRPTDFAALKASDDRNEQRLYDLIRKRAIASQMADAEIEKTTAVISISGQPEKLVATGEVVKFEGFLKVYAESTDDEELSDEETQGMLPPLKEGQTLNLQRLQATERYSRPAPRYTEASLVKKLEEMGIGRPSTYAPTISTIQKRGYVEKDNREGKERPYQILSLENGEIKAMTKTEMAGAEKAKLFPTDIAMVVTDFLVAHFPSIIDYSFTAKVEEEFDQIAMGNKEWDKMLDVFYSSFHGTIEASADIERASVSGARELGLDPVSGKMMVAKLGRFGPYVQLGEENEETGEKPVYASLRKGMFLESITVEQAQELFKLPRVVGTYEEKDMKAAIGRFGPYIQHNSKFYSLPKTMDPLLISEAEAIELIDAKRKSDAEKMIKTFPENPEVTVLNGRFGPYICVGKKNVKIPKGQEPAELTLEQCLELAANTPDKPARGGFKKKADPAAAADAPKKTAAKKPAAKKAPAKKATGTTAKKAAPKKKAS, via the coding sequence ATGATAAAGAACTTAGTAATTGTGGAGTCCCCGGCCAAAGCCAAGACCATTGAAGGGTACCTGGGCAAAGATTTCGTGGTTAAATCTAGCTTCGGGCACGTGCGGGACCTCCCCAAGGACAACAATGCCATAGATATCAAAAACGGCTTCAAACCCACCTACGTGGTGTCTCCAGACAAGCGCGAAGTCATCTCCAGTCTGAAAAAGCTCGCCAAGGAGGCCGAAACGGTTTGGCTGGCATCGGATGAGGACCGTGAGGGAGAAGCCATTTCTTGGCATCTGGCCGAAGCCCTGAACCTGAATGAGGCCAAGACGCGCCGCATCGTGTTCCGGGAGATTACCAAGAACGCCATCCTCAACGCCATTGACAACCCCCGCACCATAGACATCAACCTGGTAAACGCTCAGCAAGCAAGACGCGTGCTGGACCGTCTGGTGGGTTTTGAATTGAGTCCGGTGCTTTGGAAGAAGATAAAAACCGGTCTATCTGCCGGGCGTGTTCAATCTGTAGCGGTACGTTTTGTAGTAGAGCGCGAACGTGAGATTGAGCGCTTCAAGTCTGAGTCTGCCTTTAAAGTGGTGGCCATTTTTGACGTGGCCGGCAAGCGCCTGGAGGCTGAGTTGAACACCCGCTTTAAAACCCGTGAGCAGGCCGAGGACTTCTTGAACCGCAACATTGGGGCTTCTTATACTATTGACAGCCTAGAGAAAAAGCCAACCAAGCGTAGCCCAGCCGCTCCGTTTACCACGTCTACCCTACAGCAGGAAGCCAGCCGCAAGCTGTATTTCTCGGTGGCCCAGACCATGCAAGTGGCCCAACGCCTGTACGAAGCCGGTAAGATTTCCTACATGCGTACCGACTCCGTGAACTTGTCACAGGACGCTATGGCCGCTGCTGCCGCAGAGATTGCGCGCAGCTTTGGCGACAACTTCGTCAAAACCAGACAATACAAAACCAAAAACAAATCAGCGCAGGAGGCCCACGAATCCATCCGGCCTACAGACTTTGCCGCGCTCAAAGCCAGCGATGACCGCAACGAGCAACGCCTGTATGATTTAATCAGAAAGCGCGCCATTGCCTCGCAGATGGCCGATGCTGAGATTGAGAAAACCACCGCCGTCATCTCCATCTCCGGTCAACCAGAAAAGCTGGTAGCTACTGGTGAAGTGGTGAAGTTTGAAGGTTTCTTGAAAGTGTATGCTGAGTCTACCGATGACGAGGAACTAAGCGACGAAGAAACCCAGGGCATGCTTCCTCCTTTGAAAGAAGGTCAAACTTTGAACTTGCAACGCCTGCAGGCCACCGAGCGCTACAGCCGTCCGGCGCCACGTTACACAGAAGCTAGTTTGGTGAAGAAGTTAGAGGAAATGGGTATTGGTAGACCATCTACCTACGCGCCTACCATCTCTACCATCCAGAAACGCGGCTACGTAGAAAAAGACAATAGAGAAGGCAAAGAAAGACCATACCAAATCCTGTCTTTGGAGAACGGCGAGATCAAGGCCATGACTAAAACCGAGATGGCAGGCGCCGAGAAAGCCAAGCTCTTCCCTACAGACATTGCCATGGTGGTGACCGACTTTCTAGTAGCCCACTTCCCCAGCATCATTGACTATTCTTTCACCGCCAAGGTAGAGGAAGAGTTTGACCAGATTGCCATGGGTAACAAGGAGTGGGACAAGATGTTAGATGTATTCTACTCAAGTTTCCATGGAACCATTGAAGCCTCTGCAGACATTGAACGCGCCAGCGTAAGCGGAGCCCGTGAACTGGGCCTTGACCCTGTCTCTGGCAAGATGATGGTAGCCAAGTTAGGACGCTTCGGGCCGTACGTGCAGCTAGGTGAGGAGAACGAGGAAACCGGCGAAAAACCGGTTTATGCCAGCCTTAGGAAAGGAATGTTCCTGGAGTCTATTACGGTAGAGCAGGCCCAGGAATTGTTCAAATTACCGCGCGTGGTGGGCACCTATGAAGAGAAGGACATGAAAGCCGCCATCGGGCGTTTCGGGCCTTATATTCAGCACAACAGTAAGTTCTACTCGCTGCCCAAAACCATGGATCCTTTGCTCATCTCTGAGGCCGAAGCCATTGAGCTGATTGACGCCAAACGCAAATCGGACGCCGAGAAGATGATCAAAACCTTCCCCGAAAATCCAGAGGTGACCGTCTTGAACGGACGCTTTGGGCCGTACATATGCGTGGGCAAAAAGAACGTCAAAATCCCGAAGGGACAGGAACCGGCAGAACTTACCTTAGAGCAATGCCTGGAACTGGCGGCCAACACCCCCGATAAGCCAGCCCGAGGCGGTTTCAAGAAGAAAGCTGACCCAGCCGCGGCCGCAGATGCTCCAAAGAAGACCGCCGCCAAAAAGCCAGCGGCCAAGAAAGCGCCTGCTAAAAAAGCTACCGGCACCACCGCTAAAAAGGCGGCTCCTAAGAAGAAGGCCAGCTAG
- a CDS encoding SixA phosphatase family protein, which translates to MRQLLLMRHAITLDKVPGQTDLERELTLQGQEQALAAGLWLKQQQLTPDLVLCSPAVRTQSTLAGVLAGLGNSVPVQTERDIYDGEESDLLHLLETADASVQTLLFVGHNPTIGYLAQALTNRRVSFSPATVLVLTSQKEAVTDGLRNSFSVTDRFLAPVPRF; encoded by the coding sequence ATGAGACAACTACTGTTAATGAGGCACGCAATCACGCTGGATAAAGTTCCCGGCCAGACAGATTTAGAACGCGAACTCACCTTGCAAGGACAGGAGCAGGCCCTGGCCGCCGGCCTCTGGCTCAAGCAGCAGCAACTCACCCCAGACCTAGTGTTGTGCAGTCCGGCGGTACGTACGCAATCTACCCTGGCCGGAGTTTTAGCGGGGCTTGGCAATTCTGTTCCCGTCCAGACGGAGCGAGATATTTACGATGGAGAGGAGTCTGACCTCCTGCATTTGTTGGAAACGGCAGACGCCTCTGTGCAGACTTTATTATTTGTGGGTCATAATCCCACCATTGGCTATTTGGCCCAAGCCCTCACCAACCGGCGCGTCAGTTTTTCTCCTGCCACCGTGTTGGTATTGACCTCACAAAAAGAGGCGGTGACTGATGGGCTGAGAAATAGTTTTTCGGTCACAGACAGGTTCCTGGCGCCAGTACCTCGTTTTTAG
- a CDS encoding ParA family protein, translated as MAATIVSVINQKGGTGKTTTTINLGSALQKLGKRVLLIDLDPQANLSYSLGLTEPERTLADVFTGQHSLPDILQECDGLQVAPGSNELVDVEISLVGQESREQFLQSMLQETKGFDYILIDCPPSLSLLTVNALTASHEVIIPLQMEVLTLQGLGQILNTVKQIKSTLNPALKVKGIVVVMYDKRRKLSLEIEEYLQDNVEERIFKQRIRLNVKLAEAPSFGKSVLDYDSASNGAKDYLGLAKEYLAAK; from the coding sequence ATGGCAGCAACTATCGTATCGGTCATCAACCAAAAAGGCGGCACGGGCAAAACCACCACCACCATAAACCTTGGGAGCGCTCTCCAAAAGCTGGGAAAGCGCGTGCTGTTGATCGATTTAGACCCTCAAGCCAACTTGTCTTATTCCTTGGGCCTTACAGAGCCAGAACGCACGCTGGCAGACGTGTTCACCGGGCAGCATAGCCTGCCAGACATTCTGCAAGAGTGTGATGGGCTGCAGGTGGCACCTGGTTCAAATGAACTGGTGGACGTGGAAATATCGTTGGTAGGTCAGGAGAGCCGTGAGCAATTCTTGCAGAGCATGTTGCAGGAAACCAAAGGCTTTGACTACATCTTGATTGACTGCCCACCGTCGCTTTCCCTGTTAACGGTTAATGCGCTCACGGCCTCGCATGAGGTGATTATTCCGCTTCAGATGGAAGTGCTGACGCTCCAGGGCCTTGGACAGATTTTGAATACGGTGAAACAGATAAAGAGTACGCTCAATCCTGCATTGAAAGTGAAAGGCATAGTGGTGGTCATGTATGACAAACGCCGCAAGCTGAGCCTGGAGATTGAAGAGTACCTGCAGGACAACGTGGAGGAGCGTATTTTTAAACAGCGCATAAGGCTGAACGTGAAGTTGGCAGAGGCGCCCTCCTTTGGTAAGAGTGTACTGGACTATGATTCAGCCTCTAACGGGGCCAAAGATTATCTGGGTCTGGCAAAAGAATACCTGGCCGCCAAGTAA